The genomic DNA GTGTCGCGGCAGGAGCAGCCTGTGTTTCTGCCGGGACGGCATTCGCTGTGTCTCCGAATGCTACGGTTACCTTGTAGGATTGGCCGTTCACATCGACGGTCATTACTTGCGGAGTTGTCGGCATAGCCATTGCCATACTGGCCGGGGCAGCTTGTGAAGGAACGGTGGCAGGCTGGGCGGCTGTTTGCTTCTCGGCTTTTCTCTTGGCTACGTCGGCTTTGAATTCCACTTTGGCTTTTCCTGAACGGTAGGCTTCATACTGTGCCGGATGCATCGCATATTCGAAGAGTTCTTCGTCGTCTTCGCCCGTTTCCCATTGTTTTTCGTTCATCAGCTTGCGATACTTGTCGAGCGCGTCAGGATAGTTGTCCTGCGGGTTGCCTTCGAAGAATTTGCGTCCTTCGGCTTTCGCCTTCTCGATGATTTCCGGAGCCAACGGACCCGGCAGGCGTCCTGCCTTGCCTAAAATCATGTCCCAGATATCGTCGGCGATCATGCTCCAGCGGGCCTTCCCTTTCTCCATCTGCATCACATTCATGAGCGCCAGGTTCTTCACATACTGGCTGAACGGAGTCACTAATGGAGGGTAGCCGACACGCGGCCATACATAGGCAACTTCATCGAACAGCTTGATCAACAGCTGGTCTTGGCTCATGAGCGGCTTGTTGTTCTTGATATTGTTCTTGTTGATTGTCTCCAGGTTCTTTTCGAGGTCTGACATCAGGCTTCCCATCATGCCGCCTGGCAGGCCCGGACCGATCAGCAACGAGTTCATCAGGCGGTTCTTCGGGCTGATATACAAGCCGAGGAAGTCATCCATGAATTCCTGGATCAGGCTGCGGACTTTCATATAAGCCTTCATGTTGATTTCCGGCACTTTGTAGCCGGCGTCTTTTAACATCGCCTGCACGGTCAGCAGGTCCGCATGGCCTGTACCCCATGAAAGCGGTTCCATGCCAACGTCGATGTAATCGCAACCGGCGTTACATACTTCTAAGATCGAAGCCACGTTGAATCCGGGACCGGCATGGCTGTGATACTGAACCGGAATTTCCGGATGTTTTGCCTTGATGTTTGCTACGATCTGCCCCAAAGAATGCGGACGGCCGATGCCGGCCATATCCTTTATACAGATTTCATCCGCTCCGAGTTCGATCAGTTCCATCGCCATCTTGGTGTAATATTCGACCGTATGGATGGGAGAGTGGGTGATGCACAACGAGCATTGCGAGATCATCCCTGCTGCTTTCGCATATCGGATGGAAGGAGCAATGTTGCGTACATCGTTCAATCCGCAGAATGTGCGGGCGATATCTGTCCCCTGTGCTTTTTTTACCTGGTAGAACAACTGGCGAACGTCGTCAGGTACGGGACTCATACGCAGGCCGTTCAGCGCTCGGTCCAGCATGTGGGTTTGTATGCCGGCCTCATGGAACGGCTTCGTCCATTCGCGTACGGCTCTGTTTGGGTTTTCACCGAATAATAAGTTTACTTGTTCGAATCCTCCGCCATTGGTCTCTACGCGGGCGAAGCAGCCCATCTCGATAATGGCTGGCGCTACCCGTGTTAGCTGGTCTACGGTGGGAACATATTTTCCGGCAGATTGCCACATGTCACGGAAGACCAAACTAAATTTGATTTCTCTTTTCATGATATTTTATGTATAAATGCTATTATAATTTCTCGATCTTAACGACTTTGCCTTTTCCACCGGTCATAACACTTACAGCCGATACGATTGCGGCAGTAGTCTGGTTCGTGATGCCGGCAGCCGGTGTGGATGTAGCCGTCTGTCTTTGTGGTGTCACTTGTTTTTTGACAATAATCTCTTCGGGCGCATATTTGTTTACCAGTACGATCAGGCCCTTCCCAAGATTGATAACGATCAGTAGGATAGCAAAAACAGTTGTCATTCCTACAATCATTAGCAAAAGTCCAGTTTCTATGTTTTCCATACTCATTAATTGACGGGAAAGCGTGCGGTTGGTGTGGCTGGCACAATCCTTCCCAAGTTAAAAATTCTGCTACAAAATTAGAAAAATGTCTGAAACTCACTTATGGATTCTTCATAAAAAATATGAAAAGGGTTCGGACTTTTCGTATCTTTGCCTCCCTGAAAACAATTTGTAATTAAATCATGGGAAACTTCTTTAAATCACTATTCTCTTCTTCTAAGGCTGCAACACCTGAAGAGGAAAAAAGCAAGAACGATCAGAAAAATTTCGATATTCTGAAATACGACGGTGTCCGCGCCCAGAAAATAGGACAGGTAGCGTATGCCATCAAATGTTTTACTGAAGCGTTGAAGTTGCAGGAGGATTTCGAGACGATGACTTATCTGGTTGCTGCCTATACGACGGCGAATAAGGCGGAAGAAGCTCTTGAGGTGCTGAACCGCATGGTGGAACTTGAACCGGATCATATCAATACGCTTCTGACACGTGTGAACGTGCTTTTCATGCTGGACAAGGATGCGGACGTGATTGCCGATTGCCGGCATATTCTCGAACTGGAAGAGACGAACCATTTGGCCTGGTTCCTGATGGGAAAGGCGAAGCGGACGACTTCCGACCCCTTAGGGGCTATTGCCGACCTGACGAAAGCGATCGCCTTGAAAGAAGATTTCACGGATGCCTATCTGATGCGTGCCCGGATATTGTTGTCGATGCAGCAGGCAACCGAAGCGCTTCCCGATGTGGAAAAGGCCATCACGCTGGCTCCGGAAGAAGAAACATCCTACTTGCTACGCGGCCGTATCCATGAAGCGATGGGCAATATTGACGCTGCTGCGGCCGATTACCAGAATGTGTTGGAGTTGAATCCGTTCAATGACGAGGCGACGTTGCTCGTCGGCCAGCTCCTGATCACGCAGGAACGTCTGGATGAAGCCATTACTTTCTTCAACGAAGCGATTGATCTGAAACCCGATTTCGGCAAAGCATACGCCGAACGGGGCCGTGCCAAGAACCTGAAAGGAGACAAGGATGGCGCCTTCGAAGATCTGAAAAAGTCCATCGAACTGAATCCCGAAGGCGACGAAGCCCGGAAGCTGGAAGGGCAGCATACGAATTTCAACGATATGTACAAGGGCGGGATCTTCTGAGAAGGATGATTCAGATTTTACAATAACCCCCTGTTTTTTCTATTTCAACCCGGAAACCGAACCTTTTCGGGTTGTCTTTTTGTAAGCGGGCCGGAACATTTTGTGACGTGCAGACAGCACGTTTGCGCGGTTCGTCTCCGGTACATGTGTTTTTGTCAATCCGAATCTTGTTTTCCTTGACAATCCGGAAAACCTTAACTTCCGGAGAGTCGAATATCCGGATCCTGCTTGGGGATGGTGCAGGAATATGGAACGTATAAAGAGCCCGGTTTCAGGGAGGCCGGCAGCCCTTTCGTGACGACCGTCTTCATCGCGCTGGCGACCGTCTTCGTTGCCATGACGACCGTCTTCATGCAGGGTGAACTGCGCACTTCAGAGCCATGAAGACGGTCGTCATGGGAATTTTCTGCGCATCTCGCGGAAAATACCTCCGGAAATGTTTGTTGCCGCTGCTGGAGAAACCTTTTGGAAAGGTGGTTTTGACAGCTTTTTTCTTGTTTCTATGGGCATTTTTTACAATATTCCCAGGTTTCCCCGATATTTTTACCGGTTCAGCGTCAGGTCGGTTTCTCTAAAAATAAAACTTATTGTCATCCCTGGCTTATTGTACGGTTTTTCAAAATACCCGTTAGTCTGAATCGAAACTGTAGCGCATGAAATTAGGATTTCTACCCCATATTTTTTAAGAAACTCGTGTTTTTGCAAGATGTTGAACAACAGAAAAATACAAATATATGCCTTTTGAAGGGGGGTATTGTGCGTTTTAACGTCTTTCGAAGTCTGGTGTTCTGTGTTTCTTAGATCTCTTCAGGATTACTTATTATAAGCTGATAGCCGGTTCCCCGACAAGATTTGATTTGGATAAATGGCATAGGGGCCAAGCTTTCCCGCAAGCGCACAATAGCAGCAGAGACCGCATCGCGTTCCGCTTTACCGATCTTTTCCTTTTTTAAGGCATTTCCGAGGATTTGTGAATAGATAATTTGAGGTGCTATCACTGATTGTTGAGAATTAATCAGATGAGTAAACAGCTTCAGGCCTTGCCCGCTTAAAGTCACATGTAGGTTTTTGTATTTCAAGATGCCGCTTTTCTTGTCGAACTGTAATCCGAAAGGTAAGGTCCCTTCTTTGGAAAAAGAACGGACAAAAGCGACAACCGGCTTTTCTACAATTTTTGTTTCTACAACTTTCTTTTCAAGCAATACCGCGTTTAGTTTTTTTATTCCCCATTTATAACTGCCGTATAAAATTCCGACAAATAAACCATAAAAGAGTAAAAAGAGAAGGATGGAATCTGCCCGTTTTAAAACAAAGGAAAGCGGAATTTGCATAAATGCTTGTAATTCTATATTGTCTTCTATATTTTTATTCTTCCGATATATAACTGGCTTCAAAGCGGTAGCTTTTTTCATAAAAAGGCTATCGGTGTAACTTATCGTTGTTTTCTCTTTACGCTTACAACGCACCGCTGTTTGTGTTTCCATACCTAAATCTGCAAGTCTGGCGCGAAAAAGGCTATCCAGGAAAATCCGGTTCGGATCATTCAGAGACAGATAGTCCTGGTCACACCATCTTTCTTTTTCTTCATAGGAAATAGAGTCCGATAATAATAATGCCCCTCTATTAGTTTTTATCGGTATGGAACCCAATCGGGTGTTCATTTCTTTACTGATAGCATCTTGAAAAGTAGCAGAGGCTTCAGTGAAAATCTTTTTACGGCATGAAAGGAATCCATGCCAGACCATTATCAAACAAAACAAAGTCATACACATATATAATAATATGCATAGTCTTTTAAAAAAAAGGATTTTGTCTGTATGTCTATTCTCTTCTTGCATGTTGCAAAAATATAAAAATGGACATCTATATAGGCTTTTCTCTTCAGATATATGTAATTCAAGTCCGAAGAAAACCTACAGAAAACCTACAGAAAACCTACAAGAAGTCAGGAAATGGCATTCTATTTATCTGTTTAATAGCGAATTGTGAAATATGTGGCACAAACCTATTGACATCCGAATTATATATCCCTACATTTACCTCAAAAACAAAAGTTATGAAAAAAAGAGTTTCAGCAGTAGTAATTGTTTTGGTTTGTTTGGGTGGAGTTGCTTGTATCAAGACATTGTCGACATCATCTGTCGGCTTGCCTCAATTGGCATTTGATAATATTGAGGCTTTGGCGTCCGGTGAGAGTAGTGCTTATAGGTGTTACGGGATAGGCGATGTCGACTGTCATGGTGATAAAGTTGATAAGATGTATAGTGGCTATAGTTTAAAATGACATGAGAATCTTCCTATACATATTATTAATAGGAATAAGTACATTAATCTCCTGCAGTGGTTCACCCGATCCTCTTTACCCTCGGTATACAACTTTTCCTGATGAGAAAATAGTAGCCACGCAGGAGATTTCTATTGATTCTGCCTTTTTCCGTTATCCCTACCGGGTAGCGGTAAAAGACAGTATCGCTATCATCATGGATTTACATAATGACAGCCATTACTTTTACGCTTTTACTTATCCGGAGTGGAAGCCGATCGCACCGTTCGGAAAGCGTGGAGAGGCCCCCGGAGAAATGCTTTCGGCAGAGATGTTCCAGTTTTCTGCATTGGATTCAGTCTGGACATTGGATGCTAACCGGATGCTGATCACGCGCTGGTCTGTCTCTCCGACGGGCAAGACCGTTTTGCGCAAAGAGGAAATAAGATTAGATAAAACATTAGTTCGCTCTTTAGATTTTTATCGTACAGATTCAGCCTTTCTGATCACAAACTACTTAGGTGATTTTCGTTATCACAAAGTCAGTCATAGTGGTAAACCGATCAAAAACATAGGTAAAATTCCCACCGAAATCAGCTATGAGCAAGATATTCATCCCGCCTTAGCACAAGCTTGGCGTAGCTTTACCGATTACAACCCGAAAAACGGGATATACGCAATGGCGACCCAATTGGGAGAAGCCCTTGAAATATACAATCTAAAAACTCAAACTCATAACGTTATATACGGTCCTGCCGGAGAACCTCAATTCATTGCAAAAGGAGGCGAAGGATTCCCGACCGGCATCAAAGGGTTTGTGGACATACAAGTCACAGACGATTATATTTATACCGTTTTCGATGGGATGTCCTGGAAAGAGCGGGACAAATTTTACGAACGCGGCATGTCTGCTCCCAAAGGAGGCCATTTCCTTTACGTGTTCGATTTGGCAGGAAACCCGGTTCGAAAATATACGCTCGACAAAAATATCTTGGGCATCCATATCAATGAAAAAACAAACATCGGAATTGCGACCTGCGCGGAAAGCGATAATCCGATCGTGACATTCAAATTATAACAAGAAAATGAAACAACTGCTCTACATATTATTCCTATTATTTTTGTTAGCCGCTTGCCGGGAAAACAAGAAAGATCAATTTGCCCGTCTGGTTCAGGAATGGCAGGGAAAAGAGATCGTGTTTCCGCAGGATATGGCTTTCACCCGTTTCGTCACTGAGCAGGTGGAATACCGGATACCCGATGCAGAATATAAAGTGCTGATTTATGTCGATTCAACAGGTTGCATCAGTTGCAAATTGCAACTGCCGAAATGGAAAGAATTGATCGCCCATGTCGATTCGGCAACAAACGGCAGCATCCCGTTCATCTTCGTCTTCCAGTCGAAAGACGACCGTGAGTTGCGGTACATCCTGAAACGCGACAACTTCGACCGTCCGGTCTGCATCGATCGGGACAGCCGATTGAACAAGTTGAACCGATTTCCGCAAGATATTACATTTCAGACTTTCTTGCTTGATAAGAATAATAAGGTGAAGGTGATCGGCAATCCGGTGCATAACTTGGCTGTCAGGGATTTGTATTTGAAACAGATGACCGGGAAAATATCACCGGGGCGCGACCGGATCAAAACGACGGCAAAAGCCATAAACAGCGAAGTAGACTTCGGCGCATTTTCGAAATCCGAAGAGAAAACGGCTGTTTTTGAAATAGAAAACACGGGAGACAATCCCCTTGTCATATTGGATATCAGTACCACTTGCGGTTGTACGACTGCAAACTATGACAAACACCCAGCGAAGCCGGGAGAGCGGCTTCGTATTGAAGTCAGGATGACACCGAAAGACACAGGCTTTTTCGATGAAATCGTCACACTTAAATGTAACACAGCAAGTCCTGTCAAAGTAAAAATAAGAGGGCAAGTTCAGGAAAGGGAGCCTGCCTGAAAAGCCTCAGAAACTACGACGGCAAGCTCCCCGAAACCCCTTAGAAAGGAGGTGTATGATGGTAATATAAACCGGACAAAACAGAATGATGCAAGTTCAGTACATCATTTGGCTATCTTGATCCTCTATAGAAAAGGTAAAGGTAGAAAATTTACTGAATTAAAAACAATAAAACAAAGGTACGAAAAATGAAAAAGCATATATTTGGAGCAGCACTTTTAGTAGCAATAGCAGTGGCTGCTGGCTGGAATTACCAGCAAAATAAACAAGATGTTCAACTCTCAGACTTGGCGCTGACGAACGTGGAAGCGTTGGCCAGTGGCGAAGGGAGTGGTGACTGTAAATGGAGAACTGGACATAGCTCCGTAACCGGTTGGATCGCAATATGTGACTCATACGGTGTTGGATATTCATGCTCCTGCGGAGATATAAAATATTATTAATTATCAGAGGGAGGTAACTTTTGCGAAAAGTTACCTTCTATAGAATATTCCATTTGGATTATGATAACAAGAATACGACTCTTGCTTTTTATATACTTGTT from Parabacteroides merdae ATCC 43184 includes the following:
- a CDS encoding NVEALA domain-containing protein, which encodes MKKRVSAVVIVLVCLGGVACIKTLSTSSVGLPQLAFDNIEALASGESSAYRCYGIGDVDCHGDKVDKMYSGYSLK
- a CDS encoding DUF1573 domain-containing protein, encoding MKQLLYILFLLFLLAACRENKKDQFARLVQEWQGKEIVFPQDMAFTRFVTEQVEYRIPDAEYKVLIYVDSTGCISCKLQLPKWKELIAHVDSATNGSIPFIFVFQSKDDRELRYILKRDNFDRPVCIDRDSRLNKLNRFPQDITFQTFLLDKNNKVKVIGNPVHNLAVRDLYLKQMTGKISPGRDRIKTTAKAINSEVDFGAFSKSEEKTAVFEIENTGDNPLVILDISTTCGCTTANYDKHPAKPGERLRIEVRMTPKDTGFFDEIVTLKCNTASPVKVKIRGQVQEREPA
- a CDS encoding biotin/lipoyl-containing protein gives rise to the protein MKREIKFSLVFRDMWQSAGKYVPTVDQLTRVAPAIIEMGCFARVETNGGGFEQVNLLFGENPNRAVREWTKPFHEAGIQTHMLDRALNGLRMSPVPDDVRQLFYQVKKAQGTDIARTFCGLNDVRNIAPSIRYAKAAGMISQCSLCITHSPIHTVEYYTKMAMELIELGADEICIKDMAGIGRPHSLGQIVANIKAKHPEIPVQYHSHAGPGFNVASILEVCNAGCDYIDVGMEPLSWGTGHADLLTVQAMLKDAGYKVPEINMKAYMKVRSLIQEFMDDFLGLYISPKNRLMNSLLIGPGLPGGMMGSLMSDLEKNLETINKNNIKNNKPLMSQDQLLIKLFDEVAYVWPRVGYPPLVTPFSQYVKNLALMNVMQMEKGKARWSMIADDIWDMILGKAGRLPGPLAPEIIEKAKAEGRKFFEGNPQDNYPDALDKYRKLMNEKQWETGEDDEELFEYAMHPAQYEAYRSGKAKVEFKADVAKRKAEKQTAAQPATVPSQAAPASMAMAMPTTPQVMTVDVNGQSYKVTVAFGDTANAVPAETQAAPAATPAPTAAPAGTGKEVLSPLEGKFFLVKSASDTPVKVGDVVKEGDVLCYVEAMKTYNAVRAEFSGTVTAICLASGDAVSEDDVLMTIQ
- a CDS encoding BF3164 family lipoprotein, producing the protein MRIFLYILLIGISTLISCSGSPDPLYPRYTTFPDEKIVATQEISIDSAFFRYPYRVAVKDSIAIIMDLHNDSHYFYAFTYPEWKPIAPFGKRGEAPGEMLSAEMFQFSALDSVWTLDANRMLITRWSVSPTGKTVLRKEEIRLDKTLVRSLDFYRTDSAFLITNYLGDFRYHKVSHSGKPIKNIGKIPTEISYEQDIHPALAQAWRSFTDYNPKNGIYAMATQLGEALEIYNLKTQTHNVIYGPAGEPQFIAKGGEGFPTGIKGFVDIQVTDDYIYTVFDGMSWKERDKFYERGMSAPKGGHFLYVFDLAGNPVRKYTLDKNILGIHINEKTNIGIATCAESDNPIVTFKL
- a CDS encoding tetratricopeptide repeat protein produces the protein MGNFFKSLFSSSKAATPEEEKSKNDQKNFDILKYDGVRAQKIGQVAYAIKCFTEALKLQEDFETMTYLVAAYTTANKAEEALEVLNRMVELEPDHINTLLTRVNVLFMLDKDADVIADCRHILELEETNHLAWFLMGKAKRTTSDPLGAIADLTKAIALKEDFTDAYLMRARILLSMQQATEALPDVEKAITLAPEEETSYLLRGRIHEAMGNIDAAAADYQNVLELNPFNDEATLLVGQLLITQERLDEAITFFNEAIDLKPDFGKAYAERGRAKNLKGDKDGAFEDLKKSIELNPEGDEARKLEGQHTNFNDMYKGGIF
- a CDS encoding OadG family protein, with protein sequence MENIETGLLLMIVGMTTVFAILLIVINLGKGLIVLVNKYAPEEIIVKKQVTPQRQTATSTPAAGITNQTTAAIVSAVSVMTGGKGKVVKIEKL
- a CDS encoding NVEALA domain-containing protein, with protein sequence MKKHIFGAALLVAIAVAAGWNYQQNKQDVQLSDLALTNVEALASGEGSGDCKWRTGHSSVTGWIAICDSYGVGYSCSCGDIKYY